A section of the Thauera chlorobenzoica genome encodes:
- the fba gene encoding class II fructose-bisphosphate aldolase (catalyzes the reversible aldol condensation of dihydroxyacetonephosphate and glyceraldehyde 3-phosphate in the Calvin cycle, glycolysis, and/or gluconeogenesis) — protein MPLVSMRQLLDHAAEHSYGLPAFNVNNLEQVQAIMEAAAECDSPVIMQASAGARKYAGEAFLRHLIDAAVEAYPNIPVVMHQDHGQSPAVCMAAIRSGFSSVMMDGSLLEDGKTPSSYEYNVAVTREVVKFSHAIGVTVEAELGCLGSLETGQAGEEDGVGAEGTLDHSQLLTDPDQAADFVRQTDCDALAIAIGTSHGAYKFSRKPTGDILAIDRIKAIHTRIPNTHLVMHGSSSVPQELLEIIRQYGGDMKETYGVPVEEIVQGIKYGVRKINIDTDIRLAMTGAVRKFLAENPSKFDPREFLKPAREAARLVCKARFEAFGCAGMASKIRPVSLDKIAARYQAGELSQVVR, from the coding sequence ATGCCCCTCGTTTCCATGCGCCAGCTGCTCGACCACGCCGCCGAACACAGCTACGGCCTGCCCGCCTTCAACGTGAACAACCTCGAGCAGGTCCAGGCCATCATGGAAGCCGCGGCCGAATGCGACAGCCCGGTGATCATGCAGGCCTCGGCCGGGGCGCGCAAATACGCCGGCGAGGCTTTCCTGCGCCACCTCATCGACGCCGCCGTCGAAGCCTATCCGAACATCCCGGTGGTGATGCACCAGGACCACGGCCAGAGCCCCGCGGTGTGCATGGCGGCGATCCGCTCGGGCTTTTCCAGCGTGATGATGGACGGCTCGCTGCTGGAAGACGGCAAGACCCCGTCCTCCTACGAGTACAACGTCGCCGTCACCCGCGAGGTGGTGAAGTTCTCCCACGCCATCGGCGTCACCGTCGAGGCCGAGCTCGGCTGCCTGGGCTCGCTCGAGACCGGCCAGGCCGGCGAGGAAGACGGCGTCGGTGCCGAAGGCACGCTCGATCACTCGCAGCTGCTGACCGACCCCGACCAGGCCGCCGATTTCGTCCGCCAGACCGACTGCGACGCGCTCGCGATCGCCATCGGCACCAGCCACGGCGCCTACAAGTTCAGCCGCAAGCCTACCGGCGACATCCTCGCCATCGACCGCATCAAGGCCATCCACACCCGCATCCCCAACACCCACCTGGTGATGCACGGCTCGTCCAGCGTGCCGCAGGAGCTACTCGAAATCATCCGCCAGTACGGCGGCGACATGAAGGAAACCTACGGCGTGCCGGTCGAGGAGATCGTCCAGGGGATCAAGTACGGCGTGCGCAAGATCAACATCGACACCGATATCCGCCTCGCGATGACCGGCGCGGTGCGCAAGTTCCTGGCCGAAAACCCGTCCAAGTTCGACCCGCGCGAATTTCTCAAGCCGGCACGCGAGGCTGCCAGGCTGGTGTGCAAGGCGCGTTTCGAAGCCTTCGGCTGCGCCGGTATGGCCTCGAAGATCAGGCCGGTATCGCTGGATAAAATCGCCGCTCGCTACCAAGCCGGCGAACTGAGCCAGGTCGTGCGCTGA
- the tkt gene encoding transketolase, which translates to MQPTRNVKAPVFNPVTGAIRALAMDAVQQANSGHPGAPMGMAEIAEVLWRHHLRHNPANPKWADRDRFVLSNGHGSMLIYALLHLTGYELPIEELKRFRQLHSKTPGHPEYGYAPGIETTTGPLGQGITNAVGMALAEKVLAAEFNRPGHEVVNHNTYVFLGDGCLMEGISHEACSLAGTWGLSKLVAFYDDNNISIDGHVDGWFTDDTPKRFEAYGWQVIRDVQGHDPAAIEAAIEQAKANTTQPTLICCKTIIGAGAPNKQDSHDVHGAPLGAAEIAAAREHIGWNHPPFEIPADVYAAWDARSKGAALEAQWNAGFAAYRAAHPELAAEFERRMAGALPADWDAHVAAVLAGVTDKAETIATRKASQNSIEAYAPKLPELLGGSADLAGSNLTLWSGAKGVSKTSGGNYVYYGVREFGMAAIANGISLHGGLIPYTATFLMFSEYARNALRMAALMKVRQIFVFTHDSIGLGEDGPTHQPVEQTASLRLIPNMDVWRPCDTTESAVAWANAIERRDGPTAMCFSRQNLPFQARTAEQIAAIRKGGYVLSEAPANVNGGKVQAVILATGSEVALAVAAQKTLAEQGLAVRVVSMPSTNVFDRQDAAYKAGVLPAGLPRIAVEAGSTDGWYKYVGLEGRVIGLDRFGESAPAGELFKYFGITAEAVVQAVKSVL; encoded by the coding sequence ATGCAGCCGACCCGCAACGTCAAAGCTCCGGTCTTCAACCCCGTCACCGGTGCGATCCGCGCCCTCGCGATGGATGCCGTGCAACAGGCCAACTCCGGCCACCCGGGCGCGCCGATGGGCATGGCCGAGATCGCCGAAGTGCTGTGGCGCCATCATCTGCGCCACAATCCGGCGAACCCGAAGTGGGCCGACAGAGACCGCTTCGTGCTCTCCAACGGCCACGGCTCGATGCTGATCTACGCGCTGCTCCACCTCACCGGCTACGAGCTGCCGATCGAGGAGCTCAAGCGCTTCCGCCAGTTGCACAGCAAGACCCCCGGCCACCCCGAATACGGCTACGCCCCCGGCATCGAGACCACCACCGGCCCGCTCGGCCAGGGCATCACCAACGCGGTCGGCATGGCGCTGGCAGAGAAGGTCCTCGCCGCCGAGTTCAACCGCCCGGGCCACGAGGTCGTCAATCACAACACCTACGTCTTCCTCGGCGACGGCTGCCTGATGGAAGGCATCTCGCACGAGGCCTGCTCGCTCGCCGGCACCTGGGGCCTCTCCAAGCTCGTCGCCTTCTACGACGACAACAACATCTCGATCGACGGCCACGTCGACGGCTGGTTCACCGACGACACCCCGAAGCGCTTCGAAGCCTATGGCTGGCAGGTGATCCGCGACGTCCAGGGCCACGACCCGGCCGCGATCGAAGCCGCGATCGAGCAGGCGAAGGCCAATACCACCCAGCCCACGCTGATCTGCTGCAAGACCATCATCGGCGCCGGCGCCCCCAACAAGCAGGACAGCCACGACGTGCACGGCGCCCCGCTGGGCGCCGCCGAAATCGCCGCCGCGCGCGAGCACATCGGCTGGAACCACCCACCGTTCGAGATCCCCGCCGACGTCTATGCGGCGTGGGATGCGCGCAGCAAGGGCGCCGCGCTCGAAGCGCAGTGGAACGCCGGCTTCGCCGCCTACCGCGCCGCCCACCCCGAGCTCGCCGCCGAGTTCGAGCGCCGCATGGCCGGCGCGCTGCCCGCCGACTGGGACGCCCACGTCGCCGCAGTGCTCGCCGGGGTCACCGACAAGGCCGAGACCATCGCCACCCGCAAGGCCAGCCAGAACAGCATCGAAGCCTACGCCCCGAAGCTGCCCGAGCTGCTCGGCGGCTCGGCCGACCTCGCCGGCTCCAACCTCACCCTGTGGTCGGGCGCGAAGGGCGTGAGCAAGACCAGCGGCGGCAACTACGTGTATTACGGCGTGCGCGAATTCGGCATGGCGGCGATCGCCAACGGTATCAGTCTGCACGGCGGCCTGATCCCCTACACCGCCACCTTCCTGATGTTCAGCGAGTACGCGCGCAACGCCCTGCGCATGGCCGCGCTGATGAAGGTGCGCCAGATCTTCGTGTTCACCCACGATTCGATCGGCCTCGGTGAGGACGGCCCCACCCACCAGCCGGTGGAGCAGACCGCCTCCCTGCGCCTGATCCCCAACATGGACGTGTGGCGCCCGTGCGACACCACCGAATCGGCGGTGGCCTGGGCGAACGCGATCGAGCGCCGCGACGGCCCCACCGCGATGTGCTTCTCGCGCCAGAACCTGCCCTTCCAGGCGCGCACGGCGGAGCAGATCGCGGCGATCCGCAAAGGCGGCTACGTGCTGTCGGAGGCCCCGGCCAACGTCAATGGCGGCAAGGTGCAGGCGGTGATCCTCGCCACCGGCTCCGAGGTCGCGCTCGCGGTCGCGGCGCAGAAGACGCTGGCCGAGCAAGGCCTCGCGGTGCGCGTGGTGTCGATGCCCTCGACCAACGTCTTCGACCGCCAGGACGCCGCGTACAAGGCGGGCGTGCTGCCCGCCGGCCTGCCGCGCATCGCGGTCGAGGCCGGCAGCACCGACGGCTGGTACAAGTACGTCGGGCTGGAGGGCCGCGTCATCGGCCTCGACCGCTTCGGCGAATCGGCGCCGGCGGGCGAGCTGTTCAAGTATTTCGGCATCACCGCGGAGGCGGTGGTGCAGGCAGTGAAGTCGGTGCTCTGA
- the pyk gene encoding pyruvate kinase, whose translation MPRHTKIVATLGPASSDPQVLERMVHAGVDVVRMNFSHGKAEDHIARAAAIREASALAGRPVGILADLQGPKIRVGKFAEGRIVLVRDMPFILDSRCELGNAERVGLDYKDLPKDVKAGDVLLLDDGRLKLGVTRVLGHEIHTVVKVGGELSNNKGINRQGGGLTAPALTAKDMDDIRTAAQIGVDFVAVSFPKSAADMYMARQLIRAAGGESLLIAKIERTEAVANLDEILDASDGIMVARGDLAVEVGDAAVPALQKKMIRAARDRNKLTITATQMMESMITSPVPTRAEVSDVANAVLDGTDAVMLSAETAAGNYPVEVIEAMSRVCLEAEKSYDTGLDREMLDRVFTRIDQSIAMAAIWTAYHLKVKAIASLTQTGSTALWMSRLIAGVSIYALTPEVSARNQMTLYREVYPLLMSQTHQDRDVLLWEAEQVLLEQGVVDYGDLIVLTIGEPIGASGGTNTLKIVRVGEHHRPGTLDDPV comes from the coding sequence ATGCCCCGCCACACCAAGATCGTCGCCACCCTCGGCCCCGCCTCTTCCGACCCGCAAGTCCTCGAACGCATGGTCCATGCCGGCGTCGACGTGGTGCGCATGAACTTCTCCCACGGCAAGGCCGAAGACCACATCGCCCGCGCCGCGGCGATCCGCGAAGCCTCGGCGCTGGCCGGCCGCCCGGTCGGCATCCTCGCCGACCTGCAGGGGCCGAAGATCCGCGTCGGCAAATTCGCCGAAGGCCGCATCGTGCTGGTGCGCGACATGCCCTTCATCCTCGATTCGCGCTGCGAGCTGGGCAACGCCGAGCGCGTCGGCCTCGACTACAAGGACCTGCCCAAGGACGTCAAGGCGGGCGACGTGCTGCTGCTCGACGACGGCCGCCTCAAGCTCGGGGTGACCCGGGTGCTCGGCCACGAGATCCACACCGTGGTCAAGGTCGGCGGCGAGCTCTCCAACAACAAGGGCATCAACCGCCAGGGCGGCGGCCTCACCGCGCCGGCGCTCACCGCCAAGGACATGGACGACATCCGCACCGCGGCGCAGATCGGGGTCGATTTCGTCGCCGTCTCCTTCCCCAAGAGCGCGGCCGACATGTACATGGCCCGCCAGCTGATCCGCGCCGCCGGCGGCGAGTCCTTGCTGATCGCCAAGATCGAACGCACCGAAGCGGTGGCCAACCTCGACGAGATCCTCGACGCCTCCGACGGCATCATGGTGGCGCGCGGCGACCTCGCGGTCGAGGTCGGCGACGCCGCAGTGCCGGCGCTGCAGAAGAAGATGATCCGCGCCGCGCGCGACCGCAACAAGCTCACCATCACCGCCACCCAGATGATGGAGTCGATGATCACCAGCCCGGTGCCGACCCGCGCCGAAGTCTCCGACGTCGCCAACGCCGTGCTCGACGGCACCGACGCGGTGATGCTGTCGGCCGAGACCGCCGCCGGAAACTATCCGGTCGAAGTCATCGAGGCGATGAGCCGGGTCTGCCTGGAGGCGGAGAAGTCCTACGATACCGGGCTCGACCGCGAGATGCTCGACCGCGTGTTCACCCGCATCGACCAGTCGATCGCGATGGCGGCGATCTGGACCGCCTACCACCTCAAGGTCAAGGCCATCGCCTCGCTCACCCAGACCGGCTCGACCGCGCTGTGGATGAGCCGCCTGATCGCCGGCGTGTCGATCTATGCGCTCACCCCGGAAGTCTCTGCCCGCAACCAGATGACGCTGTACCGCGAAGTCTACCCGCTGCTGATGAGCCAGACTCACCAGGACCGCGACGTGCTGCTGTGGGAAGCCGAGCAGGTGCTGCTCGAGCAGGGCGTGGTCGACTACGGCGACCTGATCGTGCTCACCATCGGCGAGCCGATCGGCGCCTCCGGCGGCACCAACACCCTGAAGATCGTGCGCGTCGGCGAACATCACCGCCCCGGCACGCTCGACGATCCGGTCTGA
- a CDS encoding cupredoxin domain-containing protein yields the protein MNPVRLSAAAFAAILLVAPLAAHAEMPTFEVVAENGRFTPETIEVPAGTRFRLRLINRNAGPEEFETTRPFKELVVGPGVTRTTIYPPLKAGTYPFFGEFHPDTAKGQFIAR from the coding sequence ATGAATCCTGTCCGCCTGTCCGCAGCGGCCTTCGCCGCCATCTTGCTCGTCGCGCCGCTCGCGGCGCATGCCGAGATGCCCACCTTCGAGGTCGTCGCCGAGAACGGCCGCTTCACCCCCGAAACCATCGAAGTGCCGGCCGGCACCCGTTTCCGCCTGCGCCTGATCAACCGCAATGCCGGCCCGGAAGAGTTCGAGACCACGCGCCCGTTCAAGGAGCTCGTCGTCGGCCCCGGCGTCACCCGCACGACGATTTACCCGCCGCTCAAGGCCGGCACCTATCCCTTCTTCGGCGAGTTCCATCCCGACACCGCGAAGGGCCAGTTCATCGCGCGCTGA
- a CDS encoding iron transporter, which yields MIFRRSFAAAALLAAVTSAHALEYPIGTPQQRFGMEVAAVYLQPIEMEPDGMMKKASESDIHIEADIRALADNPNGFEEGSWIPYLTVKFEIAKVGSDWKQAGDFMPMVASDGPHYGDNIKLDGPGKYKVKYTILPPGEGHGNHFGRHTDRATGVRPWFKPFEVENEFTYVGIGKKGGY from the coding sequence ATGATTTTCCGCCGTTCCTTTGCCGCGGCCGCGCTGCTTGCCGCGGTGACCTCAGCCCACGCCCTCGAGTACCCGATCGGCACGCCGCAGCAGCGCTTCGGCATGGAAGTCGCCGCGGTCTATCTGCAGCCGATCGAGATGGAGCCGGACGGTATGATGAAGAAGGCGAGCGAGTCGGACATCCATATCGAGGCCGACATCCGTGCGCTCGCCGACAACCCGAACGGTTTTGAGGAAGGCAGCTGGATTCCCTACCTGACGGTGAAGTTCGAGATCGCCAAGGTCGGCAGCGACTGGAAGCAGGCCGGAGATTTCATGCCGATGGTGGCGAGCGACGGTCCGCACTATGGCGACAACATCAAGCTCGACGGTCCCGGCAAGTACAAGGTCAAGTACACGATCCTGCCGCCGGGCGAGGGGCACGGCAACCACTTCGGCCGCCACACCGACCGCGCCACCGGGGTGCGGCCGTGGTTCAAGCCTTTCGAGGTGGAAAACGAATTCACCTATGTCGGCATCGGCAAGAAGGGCGGCTACTGA
- a CDS encoding phosphoglycerate kinase: MQVNKLTDLDVRAKKVFIRADLNVPQDEAGNITEDTRIRASIPSIRYCLDNGAAVMVTSHLGRPTEGTVGPDDTLAPVAVRLGQLLDKPVRLIQDWVDGGFEVKPGEVVLLENCRCNKGEKKDNEELAQKMAALCDIYVNDAFGTAHRAEATTHGIARFAPVACAGILMGAEIDALSKATENPARPLVAIVGGAKVSTKLTILKTLAEKVDQLIVGGGIANTFLLAAGKRIGESLAEPEMVREAQQVMDLMKARGAEVPLPVDVVVADEVSALARANRIPVDEVGPHDRILDFGPKSSVRLADIIAHAGTVVWNGPVGVFEYAQFAGGTKMMASAIAHSEAFSIAGGGDTLAAIGKFDIARDVGYISTGGGAFLEFLEGKTLPAIAALEQRYSA; the protein is encoded by the coding sequence ATGCAAGTCAATAAACTCACCGACCTCGACGTGCGCGCCAAGAAGGTGTTCATCCGCGCCGACCTCAACGTGCCGCAGGACGAAGCCGGCAACATCACCGAGGACACCCGCATCCGCGCCTCCATCCCGTCGATCCGCTACTGCCTCGACAACGGCGCCGCGGTGATGGTCACCTCCCATCTGGGCCGTCCCACCGAAGGCACGGTCGGCCCCGACGACACCCTCGCGCCGGTGGCGGTGCGCCTCGGCCAGCTCCTCGACAAGCCGGTGCGCCTGATCCAGGACTGGGTCGACGGCGGCTTCGAGGTCAAGCCGGGCGAAGTCGTGCTGCTCGAGAACTGCCGCTGCAACAAGGGCGAGAAGAAGGACAACGAGGAACTGGCGCAGAAGATGGCCGCGCTGTGCGACATCTACGTCAATGACGCCTTCGGCACCGCCCACCGCGCCGAAGCCACCACCCACGGCATCGCCCGCTTCGCGCCGGTGGCCTGCGCCGGCATCCTGATGGGCGCCGAGATCGACGCCCTGTCCAAAGCCACCGAAAACCCGGCACGCCCGCTGGTGGCGATCGTCGGCGGCGCCAAGGTATCGACCAAGCTCACCATCCTCAAGACCCTGGCGGAGAAGGTCGACCAGCTCATCGTCGGCGGCGGCATCGCCAACACCTTCCTCCTTGCCGCCGGCAAGCGCATCGGCGAATCGCTCGCCGAGCCCGAGATGGTGCGCGAGGCGCAGCAGGTGATGGACCTCATGAAGGCGCGCGGCGCCGAAGTGCCGCTGCCGGTGGACGTGGTGGTCGCCGACGAGGTCTCGGCGCTGGCCCGCGCCAACCGCATCCCGGTCGACGAGGTCGGCCCCCACGACCGCATCCTCGATTTCGGCCCGAAGAGCTCGGTGCGCCTCGCCGACATCATCGCCCACGCCGGCACCGTGGTCTGGAACGGCCCCGTGGGCGTCTTCGAGTACGCCCAGTTCGCCGGCGGGACCAAGATGATGGCCTCGGCGATCGCCCACTCCGAGGCGTTCTCGATCGCCGGCGGCGGCGACACCCTGGCCGCGATCGGGAAGTTCGACATCGCCCGCGACGTCGGCTACATCTCCACCGGCGGCGGCGCCTTCCTCGAGTTCCTCGAAGGCAAGACCCTGCCCGCGATCGCCGCGCTGGAACAACGCTACAGCGCCTGA
- the gap gene encoding type I glyceraldehyde-3-phosphate dehydrogenase: MSIKVAINGFGRIGRCTLRAIYEQGLQNEFEVVAINASGDLATNAHLLKYDTTHGRFATPVDTEGENVIIIDGKKIPFYSTKDPKGVDWGRHGVDVLLECTGAYTTKAKAQALLDQGARRVLISAPGGDDVDTTIVMGVNEEVLRAGMTVVSNASCTTNCLAPVAKILADSVGIKQGLMTTIHAYTNDQVTVDVRHKDLRRARAAAANIIPTKTGAAKAVGLVLPQLAGKVDGFALRVPTINVSLVDLTFTAERATTKEEINALMTAAANGPLKGILAVNTEPLVSSDFNHTTVSSTFDATQTRVIQGADGSVLVKVLAWYDNEWGYSCRMLDAARAFHNAK, translated from the coding sequence ATGAGCATCAAGGTCGCCATCAACGGTTTCGGTCGTATCGGTCGCTGCACGCTGCGCGCCATCTACGAGCAGGGCCTGCAGAACGAATTCGAAGTGGTCGCCATCAACGCCTCCGGCGATCTGGCCACCAACGCCCACCTGCTCAAGTACGACACCACCCACGGCCGCTTCGCCACCCCGGTCGACACCGAGGGCGAGAACGTCATCATCATCGACGGGAAGAAGATCCCGTTCTACTCGACCAAGGACCCGAAGGGCGTCGACTGGGGCCGCCACGGCGTGGACGTGCTGCTCGAATGCACCGGCGCCTACACCACCAAGGCCAAGGCCCAGGCCCTGCTCGACCAGGGCGCCCGCCGCGTGCTGATCTCGGCCCCGGGCGGTGACGACGTGGACACCACCATCGTCATGGGGGTGAACGAAGAAGTGCTGCGCGCCGGCATGACCGTGGTCTCCAACGCCTCGTGCACCACCAACTGCCTGGCGCCGGTGGCCAAGATCCTGGCCGACAGCGTCGGCATCAAGCAGGGCCTGATGACCACCATCCACGCCTACACCAACGACCAGGTCACCGTGGACGTGCGCCACAAGGACCTGCGCCGCGCCCGTGCCGCCGCCGCCAACATCATCCCGACCAAGACCGGCGCCGCCAAGGCCGTCGGCCTGGTGCTGCCGCAGCTCGCCGGCAAGGTCGACGGCTTCGCGCTGCGCGTGCCCACGATCAACGTCTCGCTGGTCGACCTCACCTTCACCGCCGAGCGCGCCACCACCAAGGAAGAGATCAACGCGCTGATGACCGCCGCGGCCAACGGCCCGCTGAAGGGCATCCTCGCGGTCAACACCGAGCCGCTGGTGTCCTCCGACTTCAACCACACCACGGTGTCCTCGACCTTCGACGCCACCCAGACCCGCGTCATCCAGGGCGCGGACGGCTCGGTGCTGGTCAAGGTGCTGGCCTGGTACGACAACGAGTGGGGCTACTCCTGCCGCATGCTCGACGCCGCGCGCGCCTTCCATAACGCCAAGTAA
- a CDS encoding carbohydrate porin, translated as MAPPRIARTALAAALLAAAGGAAQAATPTENKLLAELRRLAERVEKLEKRNSELEARLAAPAPAPALAQRVAALEQASKEVAAGLESDRISAREPELVTRLKAVEAKTQAIGAPTRLAEALDGIAVEASVAAVAQRIDGDANADGKDVSLLSWRGDLGITLPAGDIGAGTGEFFAQLRVGQEGEGLPEANPAFTGAYNSLAFQGGAGSQDSYAIVAQAWYQLTTPLGTHPNTPHSLQLTVGKMDPFVFFDQNAIADNEAEKFLNNVFVHNPLLDSGGAVGADDYGFSPGLRLAYRNERAAPDWWQASVAAFGAGEGAKFGRSFTKPFVIGQLEYGRKNQGFDGNYRLYAWRNGQYEGFDGSVDATTGWGLSVDQRVHEDLTLFARYGRASSGKAAFDRALTVGGELTGNAWGRGADGVGLAWAWLRASDEFRAEAPLSPDFGYDARGAEQVAELYYRWQVNPQLSLTPDLQYIRRAAANPDAESVTVFGLRGLYAF; from the coding sequence ATGGCGCCCCCGCGCATTGCCCGCACGGCGCTCGCCGCCGCGCTGCTCGCCGCCGCTGGCGGCGCGGCGCAGGCGGCGACGCCGACCGAGAACAAGCTGCTCGCCGAGCTGCGCCGGCTCGCCGAGCGGGTCGAGAAGCTCGAAAAGCGCAACAGCGAGCTCGAGGCGCGCCTCGCCGCGCCCGCGCCGGCCCCCGCGCTTGCACAGCGCGTCGCCGCGCTCGAGCAGGCCAGCAAGGAAGTCGCCGCCGGCCTCGAGAGCGACCGCATCAGCGCCCGCGAACCCGAGCTCGTGACCCGCCTGAAGGCGGTCGAGGCCAAGACCCAGGCGATCGGCGCGCCCACCCGCCTGGCCGAAGCGCTCGACGGCATCGCGGTCGAGGCCAGCGTCGCCGCAGTGGCGCAGCGCATCGACGGCGACGCCAATGCCGACGGCAAGGACGTGTCGCTGCTGTCGTGGCGCGGCGATCTCGGCATCACCCTGCCTGCAGGCGACATCGGCGCCGGTACGGGCGAGTTCTTCGCCCAGCTGCGCGTCGGCCAGGAGGGCGAAGGCCTGCCCGAGGCCAATCCGGCCTTCACCGGCGCCTACAACAGTCTCGCCTTCCAGGGCGGTGCCGGTTCGCAGGACAGCTACGCGATCGTCGCCCAGGCCTGGTACCAGCTGACGACGCCGCTCGGTACGCACCCGAACACGCCGCACAGCCTGCAGCTCACCGTGGGCAAGATGGACCCTTTCGTATTCTTCGACCAGAACGCGATTGCCGACAACGAGGCGGAGAAGTTCCTCAACAACGTCTTCGTGCATAACCCGCTGCTCGACTCGGGCGGTGCGGTCGGCGCCGACGACTACGGCTTCAGCCCCGGGCTGCGCCTGGCCTACCGCAACGAGCGCGCCGCGCCGGACTGGTGGCAGGCTTCGGTGGCGGCGTTCGGTGCCGGCGAGGGGGCGAAGTTCGGGCGCAGCTTCACCAAGCCCTTCGTCATCGGTCAGCTCGAGTACGGGCGCAAGAACCAGGGCTTCGACGGCAACTACCGCCTCTATGCCTGGCGCAACGGCCAGTACGAGGGCTTCGACGGCAGTGTCGATGCCACCACCGGCTGGGGGCTGAGCGTCGACCAGCGCGTGCATGAAGACCTCACCCTGTTCGCCCGCTATGGCCGTGCGAGCTCGGGCAAGGCCGCCTTCGACCGTGCGCTGACCGTGGGCGGCGAGCTCACCGGCAATGCCTGGGGTCGTGGTGCCGACGGCGTCGGCCTGGCCTGGGCCTGGCTGCGCGCGAGCGACGAGTTCCGTGCCGAAGCGCCGCTGTCGCCCGATTTCGGCTACGACGCCCGCGGCGCCGAGCAGGTCGCCGAGCTCTACTACCGCTGGCAGGTGAACCCGCAGCTGTCGCTGACGCCCGATCTGCAGTACATCCGGCGGGCCGCGGCCAACCCCGATGCGGAATCGGTGACGGTGTTCGGTCTGCGCGGACTGTATGCGTTCTGA
- a CDS encoding FTR1 family iron permease has protein sequence MGNALFIVWRESVEAILVISILYAWIGARGDGRIGVRHLWAGVGGGLVLAGVLALAMLGLSSQLAGDALELFQAAIVILAAGLITHMVLWMRAHGRHIKRELEAGLARAAENAGGLSVALLAAIAVGREGAETVLFLYGLGLEQSGAALNGMLAGAGIGFVLALLTAWLIQRGAHWLPQRVFFRASELVLLLLAAGLLVAGVERLINLEWLPPLLEPVWDSSALLDDGGTLGGIASAFAGYRSQPSLMALCAWGGYWLLVAALGRLQRRRVA, from the coding sequence ATGGGTAATGCATTGTTCATCGTCTGGCGCGAAAGCGTCGAAGCGATCCTGGTGATCAGCATCCTCTACGCCTGGATCGGCGCGCGCGGCGACGGCCGCATCGGGGTGCGCCACCTGTGGGCAGGGGTCGGCGGCGGGCTGGTGCTCGCCGGCGTGCTCGCGCTCGCCATGCTTGGTCTGAGCAGCCAGCTCGCCGGCGATGCGCTGGAGCTGTTCCAGGCCGCGATCGTGATCCTCGCCGCCGGCCTGATCACCCACATGGTGCTGTGGATGCGCGCCCACGGCCGCCACATCAAACGCGAGCTCGAGGCCGGCCTCGCGCGTGCGGCGGAGAATGCGGGCGGACTGTCGGTGGCGCTGCTGGCGGCGATCGCGGTCGGGCGCGAGGGCGCGGAGACGGTGCTGTTCCTCTACGGGCTCGGCCTCGAGCAGTCGGGCGCGGCGCTCAACGGCATGCTCGCCGGCGCCGGCATCGGTTTCGTGCTGGCGCTGCTGACCGCCTGGCTGATCCAGCGCGGTGCGCACTGGCTGCCGCAGCGGGTGTTCTTCCGCGCCAGCGAGCTGGTGCTGCTGCTGCTTGCCGCCGGCCTGCTGGTCGCGGGCGTGGAGCGCCTGATCAACCTCGAATGGCTGCCGCCGCTGCTCGAGCCGGTGTGGGACAGCTCGGCGCTGCTCGACGATGGCGGCACGCTCGGCGGTATCGCCAGCGCCTTCGCCGGCTACCGTTCGCAGCCCTCGCTGATGGCGCTGTGCGCGTGGGGCGGCTACTGGCTGCTGGTCGCTGCGCTCGGCCGCCTGCAGCGGCGGAGGGTGGCATGA